TGCACGACCTCCTCCATGGCCACCACGGCCACTTCCTTGATCACCACGAGCACCACCACGACCTCCACTCCTACCACCATAGTTTTtaggtagaggacaattgtagCTCAAGTGTCCCTTCTCTCCACAGTTGAAGCACTCCCTCTCCGCCACTGTGGCATAGGTCGGCTTTATAGGATTGTTACTACTCATCATTCGAAGTCTGCCCTCCTCAATGACCATGGCTGACATAGCCTCCTCCATGGTAGGTAGACTATCCTGGTGACAAAAAGCATCCCTCCTGCTCTCAAACTCAGGATCCACTACAAGAATCCTGTTAATCCATGATGGAAAATTTTCGTCACGGATCACTGAAAAACCGTCAGTAAACAGCATCTGTGATGGTTTCAGAAATCATCACGGATTGAGCATCATGGATTGACATTCGTGACGGTTTGTCAAAAACCATCACGGATTAACATAAACGGTGACGGTTTTAAACCGTCACGATAGAGCCTGAGGCCTAGTTAGTCCAGCCCGAACCCATTTCCTGTGACGAAAAATAACCGTCACGAATCAATTGCCACATCAAAGATACACCAGCTCATTTGTTAACAGGCCAGAATCAAAGATGGGCCAAGTTTGGCCCAATTTCAGCCATTTTCGCATCAATTTTTCAGCCATTTTCACAGGCCCATTTCAGCATATTGCAACCCAAATTCATCACTAATTTTTAGCCCACTTTTCAGTCCACTACTACAGCACATATAGCCCATATACACAGCCCATTTTTGAACATTCAGCCCATATACACAGCCCACACACAGCTCAAATAATTATTGTTGCAACAATATACACAGCCCAcacattaaataaaataatacACAGCCCACGCATTAAATAAAATAACTCATATTTCCATCCAACAATATATCACATAAATTTGCAACCAACATCAGATTACAAGTATTCATCCAACAATAGTTAACATACGGAAGTGCATACAGCCATATAGTTTACCATGGCATAAGCCAACAACACAGAATGCATAGAAGCCCAGCAGCTTGATGCATGTAGCAGCAACAGCAAAAtgcgagcagcagcaacaaaatATATACCACCATGTATCGCTTAACTTAGTCGAAATTGACTTGACACAAGTTAGCAGCAGCAAAATGCATCAAGTTAGTGGCAAAAGATATGCACCATGCACGTCTTAACTTGGTCGAATTTGACTAAGTAAAAGGTTAAGTTTTGCTTCTATCTCAGATTGACTCCTCTTCATCTCCTCTCGGTCAATAATCCTTGCCTGCTCAGATTCTTGCACTTTATTTGACAAATCAACCACTTGTACACGAAGCTCAGCATTGGTCTTTTTTTCCGCTTCCAGTTCAGCGCTCTGCTCATTGGAAATACGCCGGGCATTCTGGTACCCCACATTCTGCAAGAACTGATTCTTCTTGGTGTTCTCAGCAAGCACATCAGCAACAACTTGAGCCGCAGACTTAAGTTCTTCACCTTCTGTTGTTGTAGATAGCTTGTTTTCCATCTGAGTCTAGCAAACAAGTAGCAAAGATGGTTGATGTTGAGAGAATTAAAAATACAAAGATCAAAGTCTGAAAATTATCTTACAATAGCCTCTTGTACAATAGGGGTGTAGCATTTTTTTTTGCTGTAGTGGCACTCCTTGAACAAATCAAATGCATTAGGTTCTTCATCATTATATTTGTCATCCTGAGAACAACATATATGCATTAGGTCCGGCATGAATTAAGATGTTACAAAATTTTGGACAGCTACTATTCAACTAAAAATCTAGAAGAACATGTTCAACTATAAATAGGATTAACCTGAATAGTTACTGTTCAACTAAAAATCTGGAAGAACATGTCCAACTAAAAAGACAGTTGCGGTTACAATAACAGCAGTAGCTTATTACAATAGCACCAGTAGCTTGTACCAAATTATACAAAGACAAATCTAAAAAATAGCAGCAGTAGCTTGTTACAATagcatatgcagcagcatgttacAAATAGCTTAATATGGTGGTTAATAGCAGCAGAagcttaatattttttttatgacAAAGGAACCTTTATTGATTAGCAGCAAGCTGCTGCAACAAGGGAGAACCACTCCTGGTTTACATCATACAAAGCCTCATGAAGAGGACATCTACAAATATGTTCGAAACTGATACATGTGAAAACAGCAAGGCTACAATTATCTGGTGAGGCTCTAAAGGCTTGGGAAGATAAAATATGCTTAATATTGTCATCACAAGAGCACAGCATGTTAAAAACACAATATTCTGTAAACTTATCCTTACATTAGAGCAGCAGCATGACAAGTAGTTGTGTTCTTACATAAATCAATACATCTCAAATTCCCTTATGTAAAGTGAGAAAACATTTCAGCAATATGAAAATTATTGATGAGCTTCATATAGAGAGCTTTATCCCCCAGCATGCTTAAGTAACAGTTGCATACATTTATTTATAAGGTGTTTAACATGGCTCACTTACCAAATTCTCAACATGAACCATGTAGGCACGGGATCCGGTTGTGTGATGGTACTTAACTTTCCCTCGGTTGTCTTTGTTCTTTTGACACGTCTCCTACATCAAAGATAAAAAATGCATGTAAGGTTGGTGATAGATTAGCATGTACAAGGCATCATTTTGGTTTTTCAGAGAAAACATACCATCTTTTTGGGACTCTTCCATGATTCTAAAAGTTTAAGCCACTGTTCATCAGTCATGCATTTGACAGGAGAAGTTTTTGTAACCAAATGTAGTGGAAAAGGATCAAAATATTCTGCCTTCAGCCTGTATCTTTGTTGGCGGACCACAGATTGCATCATCTCAATACAACCCTTTTTAACTGTGTTATCCTCTGTGTTTATGTCAAACTTGGCCTAATTGAATGGAAGAACATGTGCAGAAAAGAATATCAATTCAGTAACTTATGGCATAAAACAACAAACAATGGTTCTTATATTGAGACTAAATGTGGAAGGGGCCAAAGAATGTATGTACCTTTAGTTTTCCTAAGAATAAATCAACATACGCAGATGCAGGTTCTTTCTCTTTTGGTTCTTTCTCGTTTGGTTCTTTCTCTTTTGGTTCTTTCTCCTTTGAACTTGATGCAGGTTTTTTCTTGTATAGCTTCCAATGCGGGAGTATACGCAGATGCAGGTTCTTTCTCTTTTGTACCTTCACTATTGCATTCCAAATAAGATAATCGAGTTGCTGAAAGTAACATAAACAGATCCAAACTCTATAGTTGTAGAGCTGATCAAGGTCGAGAAAGTAGATAGCTACAGCTATTGTTGTTAAAGAATAGCTTATGTTGTTGATATGAAAATCAAGGCTGCCAGCTGCCAGAACAAATTGTTGCTCACTAACGATAGGCTAACTTGCTGCACTAGAACAAATTCAGAGCAAAAGCCAGGCTCGCACTAGAGAAGAAACTACAGAGCTGTCGACAGAGACCCAGCACAACCAAGAAATCAAGAGGAGCTAAAGCTGCAGGTGCTGGTTTGCACCGAACAGCAGCTTTGAGAGAGCACGCCCAGGCGCCCAACACCAGAACATACACCGGTCAGAAGCACAGAGCAAAGACAGCAGCTTGAGTGCTAGAGAAAATTGACAAACTGACCAAATCAATTCCAATTTCTCTTCTACTTAAGCTAAATTGGCACAATAAATTATGTAACAAAGAAGAAAGCATCCTCAAGCAATGCTTTTTATATGCAtgccaatcatagactgataatATTATGTTAGTCATTTATATTTATCTGGCAGGATTGTTTATCAAATATTCCCTTAGCATATGTGTTAAAAATAAAAGTGCAAAGGCAAACACAAGCTGCagacatgaagcaaacaattgcttttcatagataaattacttgCTGCCTTAACTCAAACAATAGTAGCCTAAGTTCATCACTCCAATACACTAAGTCCCTACAGTTAAGAGCCATGAAAAAATGCTAACCACCTTTTCTAATGTAAAACACACGGGCTCTAACCAGATTACTTCAAACCTAGTACCATTTTCATATAAAATAAAACTTCTATGCTGAAATCTGTCTCATGTAACCTCAACTTTTCCTGGAAACAAAAGAGCAAGTTGGATAAATACTAAATAACAGACCCTACTTAAGGTCATATAGACTATAGATGACATTATTCTTCAAATCATAAAGAAATCAACAAATTACTACTTGGAACTCCTAAGTAGCCCTACACAATTGTTACCCAATCTTTTAGGTGCCAGACAGATTAGACGGAGGAAAGTGCCTGTGCACAACAGCAATATATCAACGCCATTGCCATGAGCGCACCTAACAGCCAGCACCAACATGCCTTTTCGATTCCCCCTCCTATGGTGCACCTGCAACAAATCCAACCCGGCCCCAAGCACCACCGCTCAAATCTGACCCAAAAATCGATTGCAAGAGAACGAAGTGCTGCTCACCTGGGAGCTGATGGCCAAGAGGAGAGACGCAGGGGCCAGCCAAGGCCAAAGTAGATCAGAGCCACCACTGTCACCAGAATCCCCATGGTCATCCCACTCAGATCCACCTGCGCGTGTTGCTGCTGCACTTCCATACGCTCTCGCCTAGGGTTTCGGTGTAGCGACCTCGGGCATGGGTGTGCGGGCACGCAGGCGCACAACGGCAAGCCTCCGCCGCTCCGAGGGCCGGGGTGGAGCGCCGCCCTCGGCCTCCTCCATGCTGGGATGGTCGTTGTGCCAGGGGATGGCTGTGCCCGGGGAAGAGAAGGGAGGCAGCGTAGATGGGAGAGGGTTGGGAGCGGCGGCCGGCGGAGAGGAGGGGCAGCTGTTGTTAGGTTAGGCCTCTGTATATGCAAGCGGGTTTTGGATATGGGCTGGATATCCTAGGTTGCAAATCCTGTTAGTGACGTTTCCTGAATCCGTCACAGTGAATCCGTCACGGATTAAAGGATTTCTTGTAGTGATCCAAGTTCCTCAGAAAGTGAGTCACCCTCCTGTTCTCTACCCACTTCTGAACATATTGGGCATCCTGTGGATCTCTCATATGAAGTGGAGCATAGTGGTCCAGCTCTCCCCACAAGTACTGCAACTCACTAGCATATTGCTCCACTGGTCGCCCTGCTTGTTTCACTGCATCGGCCTTATTTTGAATTTCCATCATCACCATCACATTTCTTCGCCTGGAATACATGTTACTCAGGGCTTTCCATATTTGTGCTGCAGTGTGCATAGCTTCCACCATTTTACTAACAGATGGTGACATGGATGCCAATAATCACGCCACTATGGTAGAGTTTGTCGTACGCCAAACTCTCCACTCAGGGCTAAGCTTGTTAGCCGGCTCAACACAATCCTTCGCCAGATAGTGCTCTACCCCTTTTCCTCCTAGAAGCACCTGTACTCTTCTAGCCCAACTCAAGTAATTTTTACTTCCCTCTAGCTTCACATCGTTTGGCATTAGTTCCAGCTTCAGCTCAGGTGGCCTGGAACCAATCATGCCCATCTCCAGGAGCTCCAAATCATAGACCTCATATTACTTTTCATCTCACTCTTGGTAATTAGTGGATCACCTCCGCCATTACTACCACTGTTATGCTCACCTGATCCCTTCGTTGCCTCCTGATCTGCCGCTTTCCTCTTTGCTTGCTCCTCCAGATCCATCTCCTCTTTGGATCAGGCCTCTCCCCAAGCAccgaaacaacacaagcaaccaAATCGCCACAACCCACTCACAAGGAGCAAGACTTTCACTTTCACCTTCACCAAATCCCAGCTCCTCAACAGCAGCACCACACAGCAGCACTTCAACAGCAGTCCTCACCTTCTCTCCTCTCCAACCTCAATCAGTGAGCACCACGCAACAACAATTAGTACGACCACGCAACAGCACTTCCACCTTCTCTCCTTATTCTTCAACCACAGCaggtgctcctcctcctcttcataGATATAGCAGAGCGGCGTGCTCCTCCTCTGCTCAGCCGCCTGCCGCAGGGCCCACGCGCGCCGCCCGCTCCTGGCCTGCGAGCGCACCTGGCTCGCCCGTGCAGCCCTCCGCGCGTCCAAGCCGTTCGCGCTGGCCGCTCCACTCGCGCGCAGGGCCGCGCTGCCTCCACGCGCCGCTCCGCTCGCGCCGTGCGCTCGCCGCCTCCACGGGCGCCGGAGCTCGCGCCAGCCGCAGCGCGCTGCCGCCGCAGTCGGCCCTCGAAACCCTAACCATGGCTCTAGATACCATATTGGATTTGGGGAAAATCTCACTGTGTGTGtccagcacacacactctctctattCATTTCATCCCATTCTTACAAAAGAGTCCTCCTACAATCTACTATTTACACCAACAATCCACATCTGGGTTGCCCAAACTGAAGAAGACATCATCATGCTACCACCCATCTTCTCTTTTACCGATTTTATTTTGCACCTAGAACTTTCACTTTTAATCTTTCCAGTGTCCATCTGTCCATGCTATTGATGAGGACATgtctgttggaaccggtggtgaccaccgagttcacaatcttggagctggcttacagccggcctggctcgttaccacgagcctgcgctcccacaggtcccaggtccaccggagctgacaacatataagaccTTTGGGCCTttccaacccaaaagactagcctgataggtgagggttctcccgccttatatgttgtgctctcccaccatcgctacacgatgtgggactaaaccccaacaatctcccccttagtcacacatcggggtgcccccgccatgatGTGACGCTCAAGATTTTTTtcatcgggtttagctttttctgacctcgggtttagtcccacatcgtgtagcaatggtgggggagcacaacatatagggcgggagaaccctcacctatcagactagtcttttgggttgagtaagcccaaggccttatatgttgtcagctccggtggacctgggacctgtgggagcgcaggctcgtggtaacgagccgggccggctgtaagccagctccaagatcgtgaactcggtggtcaccaccggttccaacaattggtatcgagagcccatggtaaaaaaaaagctaaacccgataaaaaatctcgagcgtcacatatggcgggggcaccccgatgtgtgactaagggggagattgttggggtttagggtttagtcccacatcgtgtagcaatggtgggggagcacaacatatagggcgggagaaccctcacctatcagactagtcttttgggttgagtaagcccaaggccttatatgttgtcagctccggtggactTGGGActtgtgggagcgcaggctcgtggtaacgagctgggccggctgtaagccagctccaagatcgtgaactcggtggtcaccaccggttccaacaatgtCCAGGGGGGACAAATCTCCTCTTTTTCTGTATCTTAAATTCTTAACGAAGAGTCGTTCAGGACCGGACTTTGATTGCTCTTAATTGTTAAACAAGTGATAACACTAAGCCAAGCAAAACAGCAAAGCTAGGACAAGTAACCTATGTAAAGCTTCTGAGCAGTTGCCACACTAGATGAACCACTTATATTAACTCGCGGGCACAGCAGAAGAATACTTTTCTTTAGTTTCTTATAGAAGGATGTTATGCCTATTTTTATAGAAAACATCGATTGCATTTTTTTTCAGGCACCAGGTATTTGCCAAGTACCCCAGCTCTATATATGTCACCTAACATAAAATGCAGTATATATAATAGAATGTTTTCAATGTACATGTAGTAGTTCCATGACGAGAAGCTATGATTGAGAGCAAAAGAAAAACACTCACAAGTTATCACATTAAATTATATACACCCAAGTAAGCAATAATACCAATAATAACTTGGCTACCATGCGGCACACCGAGGGTGCCATACATTCTTTATATATTGGTTACTCACTCTACCACGGATTGCAAGGCCATCCATTCTTGCCAGCCGTCTAGTCTGCATATAACACTTCTTTTGTACATGAGGAATGCAAGGCGTCAGGATTATGTAGATTCTCCCAGGAAATTTCCAGCATCTATCATTCCACCACCATGGCTTTTTATGTGAGTGAATGTAACAGTGGTGAGGGCCAGGAGTGAGAATGATTAGGCGCGCGAAATACATAGTCGTATCATACAACACTGGTCCGGGAGACAACTGACACCACGGGCTCTGTGGTTGTCGGAGCAAAGCACGCCTGCTGGTTATTACTCACAGTTTAGCCTGGTACTTGACTATTACCAACCACCGTGCTGATTCGTCAGGACTATTTAGCAAGAGCTAGCAAAGCAGGTCTGCTGGTTGTGCGCCACACAATTGCAAAGCATGCTAGCTGCACCTGTGATTAGAAAGCTTGCTAAGTCACCATACTAGTAAAATGCTGCCTGGTTGGCAGTATGATGTATTAGGAGCACTACATAGAAGCCATCAGAAGACGACGTTGCAAGATGCCATTTACTAGTAGAATGCATGACTATCAATTAACTACAAAAAGCAATATATACCATCTACTATTTTTGTAGCGCTTCTTCATGGTGCGTAGAATTATACCATAATGGGTCCTTGTTGGAAAATAATCATGCAATGATCGTCAATAATGTGGGAGAAGATCACTGTCAATTGTGAGAAGATCGATACTATAACCTGAGGCTGCAAACTGATTCTGTCTCGGCCACTAGGAATTTCTGGTGTGAGTATTAGTCTATAAATCTATATCTTGCTCCTAGTCTCTCCGTTGTACTGTGCGGCGTTGCAGCTCCGTTCTTTCTCCTGACATGGAAAAAAATGCACGTGAAAACTGCAATCAATTTGTCACACCCCATAATTTCTATTTTGGGTCgtgaatagaaaacactaaataaaataaaggaTTTAATAATTTTTCTAAAATTATCCAAGATTTATTGATTTGTTGTCAATACAAAATGAGCAAATATATGGCTTTATAAAACTTTTACAAAGTTAACAAAAGTTTGTTTGTTTCTTTCGTGCCTTTGCTTTGGCTTGGTTATGTGAAAAATGAGTTTCCAAAATTTGATCAAGCCACGGATAGGTTCTCTTCTGTTTTGGAAAAATAAAGCTTTCAAAATAAAGTTTaaaaagatttttcaaaaatatGTTTGAAAATATCAAAGTTTTGGGAAATAAGTTTTCAAGATTATTGTCAAAAGAGTTTGAGAGTTTGAACTCAAAATGGTTTGCAAAAGTGGTTTGAATCCTTTTTAATAAAAAGAAAAGCTAtcatttttctctctttttctccCTTCCTTCTGGCCTTTTTCAGCTTTCGGCCCAGCCGCCCCAGCCCTCCTTCCTGCCCACGCTCGCCCCAGCTCTTGGGCCGAAGCCCAGCAATCGCAgcccagtagcagcagcagctagcagaGCCAGCCCGCTCCGCGCCCCGCCGCTGAGCCGCTGCCAGCCGGGCCCCACCCGTCAGGTTCTTCCCCTACCTCTCGCCGCAGGAGC
This genomic interval from Miscanthus floridulus cultivar M001 unplaced genomic scaffold, ASM1932011v1 fs_699_1_2, whole genome shotgun sequence contains the following:
- the LOC136532757 gene encoding uncharacterized protein, whose product is MSPSVSKMVEAMHTAAQIWKALSNMYSRRRNVMVMMEIQNKADAVKQAGRPVEQYASELQYLWGELDHYAPLHMRDPQDAQYVQKWVENRRVTHFLRNLDPEFESRRDAFCHQDSLPTMEEAMSAMVIEEGRLRMMSSNNPIKPTYATVAERECFNCGEKGHLSYNCPLPKNYGGRSGGRGGARGDQGSGRGGHGGGRAGGCGRGRGGSQANVATIEEVPSLTLTREQVKQWEQWQKIKSSEISKTTPAGPMIATTSHFGNFANYAHLGKGEEDGESDWD
- the LOC136532758 gene encoding uncharacterized protein, which encodes MMQSVVRQQRYRLKAEYFDPFPLHLVTKTSPVKCMTDEQWLKLLESWKSPKKMETCQKNKDNRGKVKYHHTTGSRAYMVHVENLDDKYNDEEPNAFDLFKECHYSKKKCYTPIVQEAITQMENKLSTTTEGEELKSAAQVVADVLAENTKKNQFLQNVGYQNARRISNEQSAELEAEKKTNAELRVQVVDLSNKVQESEQARIIDREEMKRSQSEIEAKLNLLLSQIRPS